A window from Leptolyngbyaceae cyanobacterium encodes these proteins:
- a CDS encoding type II toxin-antitoxin system ParD family antitoxin: protein MNISLSSEIEKFIESQVESGKYPSAEEVIVAGIKLLEERERIYKGRFEELKKEIMLGVEASERGEVVDGETVFSQLQQKLQQRRDQASL from the coding sequence ATGAACATATCGTTAAGTTCAGAAATTGAGAAGTTTATTGAAAGTCAGGTAGAAAGCGGTAAGTATCCTTCTGCTGAAGAAGTTATCGTGGCAGGTATCAAACTCTTAGAAGAACGAGAGCGTATTTACAAAGGGCGGTTTGAGGAATTGAAAAAGGAAATTATGCTTGGCGTTGAAGCTTCAGAGCGAGGAGAGGTTGTTGATGGGGAAACGGTTTTCTCCCAACTGCAACAGAAGCTACAACAACGTCGCGATCAAGCTAGTTTATGA
- a CDS encoding type II toxin-antitoxin system YafQ family toxin, translated as MQVSFSSSFKRAFKKRIKGNIDLEEKFWQKLEQFTVDPYEPSLKTHKLSGKLKEFWSFSVDYDERILFYFTEDEKAVFVDIGSHDEVY; from the coding sequence ATGCAAGTCAGTTTCAGTTCTTCATTTAAACGTGCCTTTAAAAAACGGATTAAAGGCAATATAGATTTAGAGGAAAAGTTTTGGCAAAAATTAGAACAGTTTACTGTAGATCCTTACGAGCCGAGTTTGAAAACTCACAAACTATCGGGCAAGCTTAAGGAATTTTGGAGTTTTAGTGTAGATTATGATGAGAGAATATTATTCTACTTTACTGAAGATGAAAAGGCTGTGTTTGTAGATATTGGTAGCCATGATGAGGTGTATTAG
- a CDS encoding type II toxin-antitoxin system RelE/ParE family toxin, whose translation MTNLCRFTSPASRDIEAIIDLIADNSGFDAAERFLKKVNQKCKNLATFPNMGRRRDELLDELRSFPVDDYLIFYRPIEEGIEILRVISGYRDLSGLFEKPFEE comes from the coding sequence ATGACTAATCTTTGTCGTTTTACGTCTCCCGCCAGCCGAGATATTGAAGCCATTATCGATTTGATTGCTGACAATAGTGGTTTTGATGCGGCAGAGCGCTTCCTGAAAAAAGTCAATCAAAAGTGTAAAAATTTAGCAACTTTTCCAAATATGGGGCGTCGGCGTGATGAACTTCTTGATGAGTTGCGGAGTTTTCCAGTTGATGATTACCTGATTTTTTATCGCCCAATTGAAGAGGGAATTGAGATTTTAAGGGTAATTAGTGGTTATCGGGATTTGTCAGGACTTTTTGAAAAACCTTTTGAGGAGTGA